The genomic region GCGAGCTTGTCGAGCGCGGCCGAGGCGCAAGTGTCATTCGTCAAAATCCTGCGGATTTTGTCCGAAATACATTCGAACTTCGTCCAAGACACACCGCCAGAAATAAAAAAGGATCCGAAAGGATCATTTTTTATTTCTGAGAGAGTGTGGTGAGAACCATCCGCCGGTTGTTAAGGCGGATCGGGAAGACACCGAGACGTTGAGCTGCGCTCATGTTTTACANNNNNNNNNNNNNNNNNNNNNNNNNNNNNNNNNNNNNNNNNNNNNNNNNNCGAGACACGATTTTTGTTCTTGTCGAGTGGTGATGGAAAGGAAATCCCGCTCTCTCCGCAAAAAAAGAGTATGATTTTTAGGCTATGCTCCTTTTTTTGAAGTGGAAAGGGATGTCTTAATCTTGCAAATTTCCTTTCACAACTCAAATTCATCAAAATTCCAAATATCAACATCACTTCGTTGTTGAGTGCTCCCTGAATAAACAACTTGCCACTTTGCTGCGGGAAGAGAGAGATCTTTTTCGATCATCGATTTATTTTTTAAAAAACCAGATGAATAGGTCTGAGCCATCTTGATTTCGATGGGAAGTAGTTTTGTTCCTTGATCGACAATGAGATCAACTTCAACCCCTTTGCTGTCACGGTAAAAGTACAACTCGTGCTGCAATCCTTTGTGAGCGATTTGTTTTTTCATTTCCCCAATCATCATATTTTCAAAAAGAGCTCCTTGTAAGGGATGGTTGATCAGCTGCTCTTTTTTACGAATCCCCAACAAATGTGCCATGAGTCCCGTATCATAAAAATAAAGCTTTGGCATTTTCACCAGTCGCTTATTCAGATTTTTATAAAAAGGTTTTAGAAGATAAACAACGTAAGTTGCCTCTAAAATCGTGAGCCATGATTTTAATGTGGTGCTCGAAACCCCAACCTCATTTGAGAGGTTTGATAAGTTGACAAGTTGTCCAACGCGACCAGCACACAATCCTAAAAATTTTTTAAAAAGGGTGAGATCTCTGATGTTTTCCAAATCTCGCACATCACGTTCAACATAAGTTGCGATATAATCTGCAAGAAAGACATTGGCCTCAATATTTTGATCAAATATTGTTGGGTAAAAGCCTTGAAAGAGAATTTCTTGCAAATCTTTTGAAGGAAAATTTTGGCGCTCTTTCAAGCTAAAGGGAAGGAGTTCTAAAACAGCAGTTCTTCCAGCAAGAGACTGATTGATCGATTGCCTCACCGATAAATTATGACTACCCGTGAGGATGAATTCTCCCTTGCGTTTGTTTGCATCAACGCAAAC from Deltaproteobacteria bacterium CG11_big_fil_rev_8_21_14_0_20_42_23 harbors:
- a CDS encoding AAA family ATPase, translating into MIQRTIEQLVLKRAAQYPVVTLTGPRQSGKSTLCQALFPNYKYLNLEDLALREFASSDPVGFIHQNQGGVILDEIQRVPELCSQIQVCVDANKRKGEFILTGSHNLSVRQSINQSLAGRTAVLELLPFSLKERQNFPSKDLQEILFQGFYPTIFDQNIEANVFLADYIATYVERDVRDLENIRDLTLFKKFLGLCAGRVGQLVNLSNLSNEVGVSSTTLKSWLTILEATYVVYLLKPFYKNLNKRLVKMPKLYFYDTGLMAHLLGIRKKEQLINHPLQGALFENMMIGEMKKQIAHKGLQHELYFYRDSKGVEVDLIVDQGTKLLPIEIKMAQTYSSGFLKNKSMIEKDLSLPAAKWQVVYSGSTQQRSDVDIWNFDEFEL